From Dehalococcoidales bacterium, a single genomic window includes:
- a CDS encoding TrkH family potassium uptake protein: MTLVYGFAAMIAAGTILLALPVSSKSGEWTPFVDALFTATSGVCVTGLVVVDTLDYWSYFGQAVVLVLIQLGGFGFMTSTTVALIALGRKIGLRERLLIGESIGIATLGDMIRVVKGMLIFTIIAEVIGTIIFFFRFSSEYSTGLAIWKSLFQSVSAFNNAGFDIFGGFRSISGYQGDFLVVLTTAALVFLGGISFLVVQDVIKSRGLRKLSLDSKLVLSMTAVLVTMGMAVVLFTEYGRPDTLGAMTLSEKLLNAFFQSVTSRTAGFSTIHMANMANYALFFIMLLMFVGGASGSTAGGIKVNTLGLVLATIWSSIKGREHPGAFGKEFMNQQIFRALAIIMISIGVVSIVVFLLTVTEKFAFLNILFEVVSAFGTVGLSTGITPDLSTAGRLLITATMFAGRLGPVTLALALVKRQQPTKYRYSKEVVRIG; the protein is encoded by the coding sequence CCGCCACCTCCGGAGTCTGCGTTACCGGGCTCGTCGTTGTCGACACCCTGGACTATTGGAGCTACTTCGGTCAGGCAGTGGTCCTCGTTTTGATTCAGCTTGGCGGTTTTGGTTTCATGACCAGCACCACTGTGGCTCTTATCGCTTTAGGACGAAAAATCGGTCTTCGCGAGAGATTGCTCATCGGGGAATCCATTGGTATCGCCACGCTCGGTGACATGATCAGGGTAGTAAAAGGCATGCTGATATTCACCATCATCGCCGAGGTTATCGGGACCATCATATTCTTTTTTCGCTTCTCATCTGAATATTCAACTGGACTGGCCATCTGGAAATCGCTTTTTCAGTCTGTGTCCGCCTTCAACAATGCCGGGTTCGATATTTTTGGCGGCTTTCGCAGCATCAGCGGCTATCAAGGGGACTTCCTCGTGGTGCTGACGACGGCGGCCCTTGTTTTCCTCGGTGGCATCAGCTTTCTGGTGGTGCAGGATGTTATCAAGAGCCGCGGTCTGAGGAAGCTTTCACTGGACAGCAAGCTGGTGCTTTCCATGACCGCAGTCTTAGTGACAATGGGAATGGCCGTTGTGCTCTTTACTGAATACGGACGCCCGGATACCCTGGGCGCTATGACGCTGTCCGAAAAGCTCCTGAACGCTTTTTTCCAGTCCGTCACGTCACGTACTGCCGGGTTCAGCACTATCCATATGGCCAATATGGCCAATTATGCCCTTTTCTTTATCATGCTTCTCATGTTTGTGGGTGGGGCTTCCGGGTCTACCGCCGGCGGCATTAAGGTCAATACCCTGGGCCTGGTACTCGCCACCATCTGGAGCTCCATCAAGGGGCGGGAGCACCCCGGCGCTTTTGGTAAAGAATTCATGAACCAGCAGATATTTCGCGCCCTGGCTATTATCATGATTTCTATCGGGGTCGTTTCTATCGTTGTCTTTCTCCTCACGGTTACCGAGAAATTCGCTTTCTTAAACATCTTGTTTGAGGTGGTCTCCGCCTTTGGTACCGTTGGTCTCTCTACAGGAATAACGCCTGACTTATCAACCGCCGGTCGGCTGCTGATTACCGCCACGATGTTTGCCGGCAGGCTCGGCCCGGTTACCCTGGCACTGGCCCTGGTGAAGAGGCAGCAACCGACCAAGTATCGCTACTCCAAAGAGGTAGTCAGAATAGGATAG